A section of the Burkholderia mallei ATCC 23344 genome encodes:
- a CDS encoding transposase: MARLARLYVPDQPQHVILRGLDQQPAFVDDQDYELFIDCLKAAARDHHLAVHAYVLLPRQVQLLVTPSDEASLPKAMQAVGRRYVAHFNRRYSRRGTLWEGRYRATVIEGERYFLLASRVVEMSPVRAQLVTSADAYRWSSYRHHVGLTVDSLITDHPLYWALGNTPFERQRAYKELCEQPLDERQADQLQQATLKGWVLGGETYREWAARTANRRVSPLPRGRPRKVRENTPPIQQ, from the coding sequence ATGGCACGGCTAGCACGACTTTACGTTCCCGATCAGCCGCAGCACGTGATTTTACGCGGCCTCGATCAGCAACCGGCGTTCGTCGACGACCAGGATTACGAATTATTCATCGATTGCCTGAAGGCGGCGGCGCGCGATCATCATCTGGCGGTGCATGCCTACGTGCTGCTGCCGCGCCAGGTCCAGCTCCTCGTGACGCCAAGCGACGAGGCAAGCCTGCCGAAGGCGATGCAGGCCGTCGGCCGCCGCTACGTCGCGCATTTCAACCGGCGCTACTCGCGGCGCGGCACGCTGTGGGAAGGGCGCTATCGCGCGACCGTCATCGAGGGCGAGCGCTACTTCCTGCTCGCGAGCCGCGTCGTCGAGATGAGCCCCGTGCGCGCGCAACTCGTGACGAGCGCGGATGCGTACCGCTGGTCGAGCTATCGGCATCACGTCGGCCTCACCGTCGACAGCCTGATTACCGACCATCCGCTCTACTGGGCGCTCGGCAACACGCCGTTCGAGCGGCAGCGCGCGTACAAGGAGCTGTGCGAGCAGCCGCTCGACGAGCGCCAGGCCGACCAGCTCCAGCAGGCGACGCTCAAGGGCTGGGTGCTGGGCGGCGAGACCTACCGCGAGTGGGCGGCGCGCACGGCGAACCGGCGCGTCTCGCCGCTGCCGCGCGGGCGGCCGCGCAAGGTGCGCGAAAACACGCCGCCCATTCAGCAGTGA